One Theropithecus gelada isolate Dixy chromosome 20, Tgel_1.0, whole genome shotgun sequence DNA segment encodes these proteins:
- the CASKIN1 gene encoding caskin-1 — MRPLHYAAWQGRKEPMKLVLKAGSAVNIPSDEGHIPLHLAAQHGHYDVSEMLLQHQSNPCMVDNSGKTPLDLACEFGRVGVVQLLLSSNMCAALLEPRPGDATDPNGTSPLHLAAKNGHIDIIRLLLQAGIDINRQTKSGTALHEAALCGKTEVVRLLLDSGINAHVRNTYSQTALDIVHQFTTSQASREIKQLLREASAALQVRATKDYCNNYDLTSLNVKAGDIITVLEQHPDGRWKGCIHDNRTGNDRVGYFPSSLGEAIVKRAGSRAGTEPSLPQGSSSSGPSAPPEEIWVLRKPFAGGDRSGSISGVAGSRGSGGHTLHPGSEGIKLLATVLSQKSVSESSPGDSPAKPPEGSAGAARSQPPVAHAGQIYGEQPPKKLEPASEGKSAEAVSQWLTAFQLQLYAPNFISAGYDLPTISRMTPEDLTAIGVTKPGHRKKIAAEISGLSIPDWLPEHKPANLAVWLSMIGLAQYYKVLVDNGYENIDFITDITWEDLQEIGITKLGHQKKLMLAVRKLAELQKAEYAKYEGGPLRRKAPQSLEVMAIESPPPPEPTPADCQSPKMTTFQDSELSDELQAAMTGPAEVGTTAEKPSSHLPPTPRATTRQESSLSGRARHMSSSQELLGDGPPGPSSPMSRSQEYLLDEGPAPGTPPKEARPGRHGHSVKRASVPPVPGKPRQVLPPGTSHFTPPQTPTKTRPGSPQALGGPHGPAPATAKVKPTPQLLPPTERPMSPRSLPQSPTHRGFAYVLPQPVEGELGPAAPGPAPPPVPTAVPTLCLPPEADAEPGRPKKRAHSLNRYAASDSEPERDELLVPTAAGPYATVQRRVGRSHSVRAPAGADKNVNRSQSFAVRPRKKGPPPPPPKRSSSALASANLADEPVPDAEPEDGLLGVRAQCRRASDLAGSVDTGSAGSVKSIAAMLELSSIGGGGRAARRPPEGHPTPRPASPEPGRVATVLASVKHKEAIGPGGEVVNRRRTLSGPVTGLLATARRGPGESADPGLFVEDGTGRQRPRGPSKGEAGVEGPPLARVEASATLKRRIRAKQNQQENVKFILTESDTVKRRPKAKEREAGPEPPPPLSVYQNGTGTVRRRPASEQAGPPELPPPPPPAEPPPTDLAHLPPLPPPEGEARKPAKPPVSPKPVLTQPMPKIQGSPTPTSKKVPLPGPGSPEVKRAHGTPPPVSPKPPPPPTAPKPAKAAAGLPSGSAGPSPAPSPARQPPAALAKPPGTPPSLGTSPVKPPSPGPPALHVPAKPPRAAAAAAAAPPAPTEGASPGDCARQKLEETSACLAAALQAVEEKIRQEDAQGPRDSAAEKSTGSILDDIGSMFDDLADQLDAMLE; from the exons ATGCGGCCGCTGCACTATGCGGCCTGGCAGGGCCGGAAGGAGCCCATGAAGCTGGTGCTGAAGGCGGGCTCGGCCGTGAACATCCCGTCTGATGAGGGCCACATCCCCCTGCACCTGGCAGCCCAGCACGGTCACTATGATGTG TCTGAGATGCTGCTACAGCACCAGTCTAACCCGTGCATGGTGGACAACTCGGGGAAGACGCCCCTGGACCTGGCCTGCGAGTTTGGCCGCGTTGGG GTGGTCCAGCTGCTCCTCAGCAGCAACATGTGTGCGGCGCTGCTGGAGCCCCGCCCGGGAGATGCCACCGACCCCAACGGCACCAGCCCTTTGCACCTCGCAGCCAAGAATGGCCACATCGACATCATCAG gctcctcctccaagCCGGCATTGACATTAACCGCCAGACCAAGTCTGGCACGGCCCTGCATGAGGCTGCGCTCTGCGGGAAGACAGAGGTGGTGCGGCTGCTGCTGGAT AGCGGGATCAATGCCCACGTGAGGAACACCTACAGCCAGACAGCCCTGGACATCGTGCACCAGTTCACCACGTCCCAGGCCAGCAGGGAGATCAAGCAGCTGTTGCGAG AGGCCTCGGCGGCCCTGCAGGTCCGGGCGACCAAGGATTATTGCAACAATTACGACCTGACCAGCCTCAATGTGAAGGCGGGGGACATCATCACA GTCCTCGAGCAGCATCCGGATGGCCGGTGGAAGGGCTGTATCCATGACAACCGGACGGGTAATGACCGGGTGGGTTACTTCCCATCCTCCTTGGGCGAGGCCATCGTCAAGCGAGCAG GTTCCCGAGCAGGCACTGAGCCAAGCCTGCCGCAGGGAAGCAGCTCATCAGGACCTTCTGCACCCCCAGAGGAGATCTGGGTGCTGAGGAAGCCTTTTGCAG GTGGGGACCGAAGCGGCAGCATTAGCGGCGTGGCTGGCAGCCGGGGCAGCGGGGGCCACACCCTACACCCGGGCTCTGAGGGTATCAAG CTCCTGGCAACGGTGCTTTCCCAGAAGTCCGTCTCCGAGTCCAGCCCAGGGGACAGCCCCGCCAAGCCTCCAGAAGGCTCTGCAG GTGCGGCCCGGTCCCAGCCTCCAGTGGCCCATGCAGGGCAGATCTATGGGGAGCAGCCGCCCAAGAAGCTGGAGCCAGCATCGGAGGGCAAG AGCGCCGAGGCCGTGAGCCAATGGCTCACCGCATTCCAGCTGCAGCTCTACGCCCCCAACTTCATCAGCGCTGGCTACGACCTGCCCACTATCAGCCGCATGACCCCCGAG GACCTCACGGCCATTGGTGTCACCAAGCCGGGCCACCGGAAGAAGATCGCGGCAGAGATCAGCGGCCTAAGCATCCCCGACTGGCTGCCTGAGCACAAACCC GCTAACCTGGCCGTGTGGCTGTCCATGATCGGCCTGGCCCAGTACTACAAGGTGTTGGTGGACAATGGCTATGAGAACATCGATTTCATCACTGATATCACCTGGGAGGACCTGCAGGAGATCGGCATCACCAAGCTGG GACACCAGAAGAAGCTGATGCTGGCTGTGAGGAAGCTGGCAGAGCTGCAGAAGGCTGAATATGCCAAGTATGAGGGGGGCCCCCTGCGCCGGAAGGCGCCCCAGTCACTTGAAGTGATGGCCATTGAGTCTCCGCCCCCGCCTGAGCCCACACCGGCTGACTGCCAGTCCCCTAAAATGACCACCTTCCAGGACAGCGAGCTCAGTGATGAGCTGCAGGCTGCCATGACTGGCCCAGCTGAGGTGGGGACCACCGCTGAGAAGCCCTCCAGCCATCTGCCACCCACCCCGAGGGCCACCACACGGCAGGAGTCCAGCCTGAGTGGTCGGGCACGGCACATGAGCAGCTCACAGGAGCTGCTGGGCGACGGGCCCCCTGGGCCCAGCAGCCCCATGTCTCGAAGCCAGGAGTACCTGCTGGATGAAGGCCCGGCTCCCGGCACCCCGCCCaaggaggccaggccaggccgCCACGGTCACAGCGTCAAGAGGGCCAGCGTGCCCCCTGTGCCTGGCAAGCCACGGCAGGTCCTCCCACCAGGCACCAGCCACTTCACGCCCCCACAGACTCCCACCAAAACCCGACCAGGCTCTCCCCAGGCCCTTGGGGGACCTCATGGTCCAGCCCCAGCTACAGCCAAGGTGAAGCCTACCCCACAGCTGCTGCCGCCAACAGAGCGCCCCATGTCACCCCGctccctgcctcagtcacccacaCACCGCGGCTTTGCCTATGTGCTGCCCCAGCCTGTGGAGGGCGAGCTGGGGCCAGCTGCCCCGGGGCCTGCGCCCCCACCCGTGCCGACTGCTGTGCCCACACTGTGCCTGCCCCCCGAGGCTGACGCAGAGCCGGGGCGGCCCAAGAAGCGAGCCCACAGCCTGAATCGCTACGCAGCGTCTGACAGCGAGCCGGAGCGGGACGAGCTGCTGGTGCCTACTGCTGCGGGCCCCTATGCCACGGTCCAGCGGCGCGTGGGCCGCAGCCACTCGGTGAGGGCGCCTGCAGGTGCCGACAAGAACGTCAACCGCAGCCAGTCCTTCGCTGTGCGGCCCCGAAAGAAGGggcccccgccgcccccgcccaAGCGCTCCAGCTCAGCCCTGGCCAGTGCCAACCTGGCGGATGAGCCGGTGCCAGACGCTGAGCCTGAAGATGGCCTGCTGGGGGTCCGGGCACAGTGCCGGCGGGCCAGTGACCTGGCCGGCAGTGTGGACACGGGCAGTGCCGGCAGTGTGAAGAGCATTGCGGCCATGCTGGAGCTGTCCTCCATTGGGGGTGGGGGCCGGGCTGCCCGCAGGCCTCCCGAGGGCCACCCCACTCCCCGCCCTGCCAGCCCAGAGCCGGGTCGGGTGGCCACCGTGCTGGCCTCAGTGAAACACAAAGAGGCCATCGGGCCTGGCGGGGAGGTGGTGAACCGGCGCCGCACGCTCAGCGGGCCAGTCACTGGACTTCTGGCCACTGCCCGCCGGGGGCCTGGGGAGTCGGCAGACCCAGGGCTCTTTGTGGAGGATGGCACTGGCCGGCAGCGGCCTCGGGGTCCCTCCAAGGGCGAGGCAGGTGTTGAGGGCCCGCCCTTAGCCAGGGTGGAGGCCAGCGCCACACTCAAGAGGCGCATCCGGGCCAAGCAGAACCAGCAGGAGAACGTCAAGTTCATCCTGACCGAGTCTGACACGGTGAAGCGCCGGCCTAAGGCCAAGGAGCGGGAGGCTGGGCctgagccaccaccaccactgtccGTGTACCAGAATGGCACTGGCACCGTGCGCCGCCGACCGGCCTCGGAGCAGGCTGGGCCTCCGGAGCTGCCCCCACCGCCCCCGCCTGCCGAACCCCCGCCCACCGACCTGGCGCACCTACCCCCACTACCCCCGCCCGAGGGTGAAGCCCGGAAGCCGGCCAAGCCGCCTGTCTCTCCCAAGCCAGTCCTGACGCAGCCCATGCCCAAGATCCAGGGCTCGCCCACACCCACCTCCAAGAAGGTGCCGCTGCCAGGCCCTGGCAGCCCAG AGGTGAAGCGCGCCCACGGCACACCGCCGCCCGTGTCTCCCAAGCCGCCTCCGCCGCCCACGGCGCCCAAGCCCGCCAAGGCGGCCGCGGGGCTGCCTTCGGGCAGCGCTGGCCCTTCGCCCGCACCCTCGCCCGCGCGCCAGCCGCCCGCCGCCCTCGCCAAGCCGCCCGGTACGCCGCCCTCGCTGGGCACCAGCCCCGTCAAGCCCCCGTCCCCCGGCCCGCCTGCGCTGCACGTGCCCGCCAAGCCCCCGCGcgccgccgctgctgccgccGCTGCGCCCCCTGCCCCAACCGAAGGCGCCTCGCCCGGGGACTGCGCCCGGCAGAAGCTGGAGGAGACGAGCGCATGCTTGG